In Penaeus vannamei isolate JL-2024 chromosome 15, ASM4276789v1, whole genome shotgun sequence, the following are encoded in one genomic region:
- the LOC113823331 gene encoding crustacean hyperglycemic hormone 6, with product MDNKIAFVSASVLLLVAVLASHNGVHARSVVPEGLQELEIPRQESDMSAVRRKRQVFDASCKGVYDRGLWAKLNNACLDCQNIYRGNPAIEGECRQNCFGTEVFYGCIKALKLPTKNYLYFAEVLRES from the exons ATGGATAACAAG ATCGCCTTCGTCTCTGCATCAGTTCTCCTTCTGGTCGCCGTCCTGGCATCGCACAACGGCGTCCATGCGAGGTCCGTCGTCCCCGAAGGCCTCCAGGAACTCGAAATTCCTCGTCAGGAGAGCGACATGTCCGCCGTCAGAAGAAAGAGGCAGGTCTTCGACGCCTCGTGCAAAGGGGTGTACGACAGGGGCCTCTGGGCCAAGCTCAATAACGCGTGCTTGGACTGCCAGAACATCTATAGGGGGAATCCGGCCATTGAGGGGGAATGCAG GCAAAACTGCTTCGGTACAGAGGTCTTCTACGGATGCATCAAGGCCCTAAAACTACCCACGAAAAATTACTTATACTTTGCCGAAGTCTTGAGAGAAAGCTAG